The Triticum aestivum cultivar Chinese Spring chromosome 3A, IWGSC CS RefSeq v2.1, whole genome shotgun sequence genome includes a region encoding these proteins:
- the LOC123058777 gene encoding MADS-box transcription factor 47-like, whose translation MVRRAAAPKRRADNGRTKIAIRRIEKKGARQVCFAKRRQGLFNKANELAVMCGAQVAAVTFSDGGKAFSFGHPSAEAVVDRFLAGGGALVQGGGAAADDELKKLHQLHGELRTRLKEVKVRKGRVEEAMAKERAAGDQFAVWLDPELGDIGEEELMAFAAKLMVARAAVSDRACQVLLEAQNVSRMLQAPPPPQQQLFGGSTFEFGGSSSGNAGMGMQQMQMAVPSTQGFTDGMHMHQMLMAMPPPPGLAYGVDMQQMHMSIPPSPVFGAGTEMQQMVMAMQPQPDFAAETEMQQAAMAMPPPPEFPVGMAMPPPPLKFPVGMAMPPPPGVAAGMKMVQQGPGLNMGFPY comes from the coding sequence ATGGTCAGGCGAGCGGCGGCGCCAAAGCGGAGGGCTGACAATGGGCGGACGAAGATCGCCATCCGGCGGATCGAGAAGAAGGGCGCCCGGCAGGTATGCTTCGCCAAGCGCCGGCAGGGCCTGTTTAACAAGGCCAACGAGCTGGCGGTGATGTGCGGCGCCCAGGTGGCCGCCGTCACCTTCTCGGACGGCGGAAAGGCCTTCTCCTTCGGGCACCCCTCCGCCGaggccgtcgtcgaccgcttcctgGCGGGGGGAGGCGCGTTGGTCCAGGGCGGgggcgccgccgccgacgacgagctGAAGAAGCTGCACCAACTGCACGGCGAGCTCCGCACGCGGTTGAAGGAGGTGAAGGTGCGGAAAGGGCGCGTGGAGGAGGCCATGGCAAAGGAGCGCGCCGCTGGGGATCAATTTGCGGTGTGGCTCGACCCCGAGTTGGGCGACATTGGGGAGGAGGAGCTGATGGCCTTCGCCGCCAAGCTGATGGTGGCTCGGGCCGCCGTCTCGGACCGCGCATGCCAGGTGCTCTTGGAGGCGCAGAACGTCAGCCGCATGCTGCAGGCGCCCCCGCCGCCACAGCAGCAGCTCTTCGGCGGTAGCACCTTTGAgtttggtggcagcagcagtggcaaCGCCGGGATGGGGATGCAACAGATGCAGATGGCGGTGCCTTCGACGCAGGGGTTCACCGACGGGATGCATATGCACCAGATGCTAATGGCAATGCCTCCGCCGCCGGGCTTGGCCTACGGGGTGGATATGCAGCAGATGCATATGTCCATTCCTCCATCGCCCGTTTTTGGCGCCGGGACGGAGATGCAGCAGATGGTTATGGCGATGCAGCCGCAACCAGACTTCGCCGCCGAGACGGAGATGCAGCAGGCGGCTATggcgatgccgccgccgccggagtttcCTGTTGGGATGGCgatgcctccgccgccgctgaagTTTCCTGTTGGGATGGCGATGCCTCCGCCGCCAGGGGTCGCCGCCGGGATGAAGATGGTGCAGCAGGGGCCCGGGCTGAACATGGGCTTCCCCTACTGA